TGCAATATCTCCTTTTATATATTCAATCATTTGTATTCAGGTAAATTTAGTAAATTGAGACAAAAATACTAAATTATTGTATTCACGCCTCTCTCTACGAAAGAAACGTTTAATTATACCTATTTATTGTATTGAATTGTTTATTGTCGGGATTATTTTCAATATATTACCTCCGTGAACCTTTGTATATAATTCAAAATGATTATTTTTGTTGCTCGAATAAAGAAATATGTCAAACTAAAGACCCTAAAAGGATGAAAAAAATTAGAGCTGCCATTGTTGGTTATGGCAATATTGGAAAATATGTGCTGGAAGCACTTCTTACTGCCCCGGATTTTGAGGTGGCAGGTGTTGTACGTCGTAGCGGTTCTGCTGATAAACCAGCTGAATTGGCTGATTTTGATGTGGTTAAAGATATCAAAGAACTGAGGGACGTAAACGTTGCTATTCTTTGTACTCCAACCAGAAGCGTTGAAAAATATGCAAAAGAAATTTTGGCTCTTGGCATCAATACAGTAGACAGCTTCGATATCCATACCGGAATTGTAAATCTTCGTCGTGAACTGAACGCTGCAGCTAAAGAACATAACGCAGTATCAATTATTGCTGCAGGATGGGATCCGGGAAGTGATTCAGTGGTTCGCACTCTACTTCAGGCTATTGCTCCAAAGGGTATCACTTATACAAACTTCGGACCGGGTATGAGCATGGGACACACTGTTGCTGTTAAGGCAATTGATGGGGTTAAGGCTGCATTGTCCATGACTATCCCTACAGGCACAGGTATTCACCGCCGTATGGTTTATATTGAAGTGAAAGATGGATACAACTTTGCAGAGGTTGCCAAAGCAATTAAGGCTGATGCTTACTTTGTAAATGATGAAACTCACGTAACTCAGGTTGACAGCGTAGACGAACTACTTGATATGGGCCACGGAGTAAACCTTACACGTAAAGGCGTTTCAGGAAAAACTCAGAATCAAATGTTCGAATTCAACATGAAGATTAACAACCCGGCTCTAACCGGACAGGTGCTTGTTTGTGTGGCACGTGCTTCCATGTTGCAGAAGCCAGGTTGCTACACAATGATTGAAATCCCTGTAATCGACCTGATTCACGGAGATCGCGAAGACTTGATTTCACACTTAGTTTAATAATTCGAGCGTATGTTGGCATATATAACATGGGATGTGAATCCTTCCATCTTCACAATCTTCGGTCGTGAAATAAGATGGTACGGTTTGCTTTGGGGAATTGGTTTTCTGATAGGTTACGAGATGATGAGTCGCTTGTTTAAGCATGAAAAGCATCCGGACAACTGGGTGGATAAACTTTTTTTCTATACCATCATCAGTTCTGTGGTAGGTGCTCGTCTGGGACACTGTCTTTTCTATGACTGGGACTACTATAGCGCTCATCCCATGCAGATATTTGCAATCTGGAATGGTGGATTGGCTAGCCATGGCGGGGTATTTGCCCTGATTCTGGCACTAATATTTTATTCCAGAAAGGTTACTCATCAAAGTGTGTGGTGGTTGTTCGACCGTATGATACCTGCCATTGCTGTGGCATGTGCATGTATCCGTCTGGGAAATTTGATGAATTCAGAAATATTCGGTTTTCCTACTACAATGCCCTGGGGATTTAAGTTTGTACGTTCGGCCGAATGGGTGAGAGATTTCAACGGACTTCCTTGTCATCCTACACAGATATACGAAATGCTTTATTGCATTGTTGCATTGATTGTCTCATTAGTAATGTACTGGAAGTTTAATCTGCAGAAAAAGGTCGGTCTGATTACCGGAGTGAGTCTGATAATCTTCTTCGGAGCACGTTTCGGACTCGAATTCCTGAAGAATCCTCAGGTGGCATCCGAAGTGGGAATGCAACTCAATATTGGTCAACAGCTAAGTATTCCATTGATTCTTCTTGGACTCTATTTAGCAATCAGCGCCATTGTGAAACCAAATATCAAACGACTGTTTTAACAGCGCTCTGAAATAAAATAAAAAATAGCCTGTCGGTTTTCAAAGGACCGTCAGGCTGTTTTTTTTGTTCATTTCACTATTGTGGGAGAAGTATTTAGCTGCTATCGCCAACAAATCAAGTTCCACTTACTAGTTGGTAAAATCGGATATTGCACGCTGTTCAATAGTCTATTTAGTGCAGTAAGAATGGATAGATTAAGTTATTGCTTAAATCCATGCAATGTTAATAAAATGATTAATCTTCAGGTTTAAAGACTCCGCTGAAGAGCAGCCCTCCAAGAATTCCCATCAGAATGTAGGCAACCTGTTCGCCTATGTTACCTACATTTACAATTGTGGTATTTAAAAAAACATTGCTCAAACCGAATAATGTTTTGCTACCAGGCACCAACATGATGATTCCTTGCGTAACATATACAACTTTGGGTGTTTTGGTTATTTTACTGAATAAATGGCTGAAGATAACCACTCCGATGGAACCGACGAATGTACTTAACAGAATTCCCGCAACAGAAAACGAATAGGTAAGAAAGAAACCTACAGCCCCTGTCAATACACCAAATAACATATCTTTTTTACGGACTTGGAAAATGGGGAGCAAACTGATTGAGAACAAAGGGATTGCCAAAAAGATAATCCAATTGGGAATATTAGAGTAATGATTGAAAATCTCAAAGTTGATCAGGAATTTTAAGCTGGTTAGTCCCAGGATTACTCCGAAAAACTGCTTGAATAAGGAGATCAGTGCGTCGAATAGCTTCGCGGTTCCGGAAACAAGGCTCTTTGAGGTAATCTCTTCAAGAGCTGTGGTGATGGCCAGTCCGGGCACAAAGATAATTATTGCAGAGATAATGGTTAACCCAACGTTCAAATCAGGAAAGACCAATGATAATAGTCCGGCAATGATAGTAGCAAGAAATGAGGCTATCGATTCGAGTACGGAATTTAAATAGACATACTTTGTTGATAGATAAGTTAAGAGATAAACAAATGCACCTAATAATAAGGCGAAGAACACGGATATCCAATTGCTTCCAATCATTAGATTGAACATGCCCGCAGAAAGGGCATAAGCAATGGTTAATGCCAGATGGTTGACTTTTACCGTTTTTTCATGAATGGTTTTCAGCCGGCTGTCGATTTCCGTTATATCAATTTCGTTTGCAATCAGTTTGTCCGTAGTCTCTACAATTCTTGAAAAGGCACCCAGATTCAGAGTTCCCGGAGCAACACTTTCAATGTAATTATAGGTTTGCTCATCACCATTTTCGTAGAATACATAATTTATCCAGGTGGGCGAATCCATGAAGGTGCCCCTTACACCCATGTTTTTGGATACTTTGGATAGATATGCCTGAATTCTGTAGGACGGAATACCATAATTATGCAGGGCTTTCCCCAACTGAATGATGAATTTGTACTTTTCGGGTATGCTCATTTGTTCTGAATATTTGAGCGGCAAAAATACTCTTTTATTTTGAATCAATACATTCCAAAGATCTAATTTTACAACCTGGGCTTACGATGTTTAAACGGAGGAGAAAAGCAGTATATTCAATATCTCCATCAACTACCATTTATTGTCACAATTTTCAGAGAAATAAACTCTTTATTGACTAGCTAACCAAAAAACAATGATGACTGCATAAGTTGTGCTCAATCCAAATGAGACATAGTTTTTTGCGTCCAAAAATAAAAAGAGCCATTTCAATCCATAATATATGATGAAATGGCTCTTTAAATTATATTGTAAATGTTGATAAATGGTAATCTTGTAATTACCTTCGTTAAAATCAGATGTATTAATATAGCTCTGTTGGTCTCTTAAATATTGCTGATTGTATTAATAAGCAACGTATTTATTTGAAAACTTGTTTCATAGGTCGGCCTATCCACACTTGAGGAGTTTTCAGATTAAAAATGTATGCAATTGTCGGAGCTACATCGAACTGCATCATACTTTCATTAAATTCGGGATTCTTTTTTATGTTCTTTCCCGAAATAATGAACGGGGTTTCCATTTCCTCCATTGTTTTACCACCATGTCCTTTGTTTATTCCACCATGGTCTGAAGT
The Bacteroides sedimenti genome window above contains:
- a CDS encoding diaminopimelate dehydrogenase: MKKIRAAIVGYGNIGKYVLEALLTAPDFEVAGVVRRSGSADKPAELADFDVVKDIKELRDVNVAILCTPTRSVEKYAKEILALGINTVDSFDIHTGIVNLRRELNAAAKEHNAVSIIAAGWDPGSDSVVRTLLQAIAPKGITYTNFGPGMSMGHTVAVKAIDGVKAALSMTIPTGTGIHRRMVYIEVKDGYNFAEVAKAIKADAYFVNDETHVTQVDSVDELLDMGHGVNLTRKGVSGKTQNQMFEFNMKINNPALTGQVLVCVARASMLQKPGCYTMIEIPVIDLIHGDREDLISHLV
- the lgt gene encoding prolipoprotein diacylglyceryl transferase produces the protein MLAYITWDVNPSIFTIFGREIRWYGLLWGIGFLIGYEMMSRLFKHEKHPDNWVDKLFFYTIISSVVGARLGHCLFYDWDYYSAHPMQIFAIWNGGLASHGGVFALILALIFYSRKVTHQSVWWLFDRMIPAIAVACACIRLGNLMNSEIFGFPTTMPWGFKFVRSAEWVRDFNGLPCHPTQIYEMLYCIVALIVSLVMYWKFNLQKKVGLITGVSLIIFFGARFGLEFLKNPQVASEVGMQLNIGQQLSIPLILLGLYLAISAIVKPNIKRLF
- a CDS encoding threonine/serine ThrE exporter family protein, which codes for MSIPEKYKFIIQLGKALHNYGIPSYRIQAYLSKVSKNMGVRGTFMDSPTWINYVFYENGDEQTYNYIESVAPGTLNLGAFSRIVETTDKLIANEIDITEIDSRLKTIHEKTVKVNHLALTIAYALSAGMFNLMIGSNWISVFFALLLGAFVYLLTYLSTKYVYLNSVLESIASFLATIIAGLLSLVFPDLNVGLTIISAIIIFVPGLAITTALEEITSKSLVSGTAKLFDALISLFKQFFGVILGLTSLKFLINFEIFNHYSNIPNWIIFLAIPLFSISLLPIFQVRKKDMLFGVLTGAVGFFLTYSFSVAGILLSTFVGSIGVVIFSHLFSKITKTPKVVYVTQGIIMLVPGSKTLFGLSNVFLNTTIVNVGNIGEQVAYILMGILGGLLFSGVFKPED